A window of Candidatus Desulfofervidus auxilii genomic DNA:
TTCTTAAAAAGGGGTAGTAGTTTTTATTATGAAATTCATCCACTTAAAAAAGAAAGATATATAACTTTTGAAGCAGCAGGAGAGATTTTTTATGAAAAAATAGACCCTATAGTTTTTTATTTTAGTCCTTTTTTAATAGCTCTTTGTTCTCTTTTGCCTAATTTTAAAAGTGATAGAATAATAATTAGAGGCTATAGACCATTATGGATTAAAGGCTATGTGCCTACGAAATCATAATTAAAAGGTTAAAATCATGGATAAGAAGATAGCCATACTTATTGAAAGATTTATCAGAGACCAAGCTAATAATTTTCGGTTAAGAGGTAAACAAATAAGCCCATGGACAATTAAAGCTAGAGTTTATGATTTAAAAGAATTTTTTAATTTTGTTCAAAAAGAGCCAGAACAGGTTACTCAAGATGATGTGAGGGAATATTTATTAAATTTAAGATATAACCTTGTGAAAAATAACACTTATAATCGTAAACTTACAAGTTTAAGAGTGTTTTTTAAATGGGCACATGAGCAGGGTATTATAGATCCTTTAGAAATTAAACCAACGGAACCTTTTAAAACAGCTCCTATTGAAAAAACTGAAACAATATATTTGCCAATGAGTAAATTTAAGGATTATGTAAGAGTTGTTGCTGTTGTATGTAATGAACCCTACCGCACTATGTTATTATTTATACCTCTTACTGGCTTACGTGTTAGTGAATGCATTGAGCTCACTTTTAGTGATTTAATAGAAAAAAATCACAAAAAATATTTAAGAGTAGTAGGTAAAGGAAGTAAAGTTAGAATTATTCCATTAATAAGACAAGCAGATAGACTTTTAAACTGGTATTTGCATAAATATAGAAAAGCAATCAAATATGTGCCTTTTATCAGAAAATGGGTAGGTGATAAAGTTTATGAAACACAATATATTTTTGTTACTAAAAGAGGTGAAAAAGTTA
This region includes:
- a CDS encoding tyrosine-type recombinase/integrase, which translates into the protein MDKKIAILIERFIRDQANNFRLRGKQISPWTIKARVYDLKEFFNFVQKEPEQVTQDDVREYLLNLRYNLVKNNTYNRKLTSLRVFFKWAHEQGIIDPLEIKPTEPFKTAPIEKTETIYLPMSKFKDYVRVVAVVCNEPYRTMLLFIPLTGLRVSECIELTFSDLIEKNHKKYLRVVGKGSKVRIIPLIRQADRLLNWYLHKYRKAIKYVPFIRKWVGDKVYETQYIFVTKRGEKVIYQSLYKQIQKVKEVFGMPNLTIHKLRHTFSSYLYQLGVDLKIIQELLGHSSIQTTSDIYVHVPSEKLEEAVEKLEDIFK